Proteins co-encoded in one Candidatus Effluviviaceae Genus V sp. genomic window:
- a CDS encoding GNAT family N-acetyltransferase, with the protein MEVRLSEGIATERRLRLLAEDPEATFFHTPTWSGFLEETFDDHRTRVLVAVEDGEDVAFLPYIERARLGLRLLESMPFGTYGGPVVGRDAPRGTAAALVEAFASLARSPGVAMAQMVDVSGRTAGEAPGLVRETGTMQVVDLTEGYEAALARFRPSARNKLRKASKAGVTVRRASGRDDFLAYHGLLAESARRWGAEAPHDDAFFERLADVDDEGVQMWLAEHEGRVIGGDLNFAYGRMIMNWGNASSDAGRKHASNNMLHAHAMRVGAEAGFEVFNMGASRDLPGVRAFKASLGASDVEYMVLRATSPLYRAAQWAARVRR; encoded by the coding sequence GTGGAGGTCCGCCTCTCAGAGGGCATCGCGACGGAACGTCGTCTCCGGCTTCTCGCTGAGGATCCGGAGGCCACGTTCTTCCACACGCCGACCTGGTCCGGTTTTCTCGAAGAGACGTTCGACGACCACCGGACGCGCGTGCTTGTCGCAGTAGAGGACGGAGAGGACGTCGCGTTTCTGCCGTACATCGAGCGCGCGAGGCTCGGTCTTCGTCTGCTCGAGTCGATGCCTTTCGGCACGTACGGCGGTCCGGTCGTGGGCCGGGACGCGCCCCGGGGGACGGCGGCCGCCCTCGTCGAGGCCTTCGCCTCGCTCGCCCGGTCGCCGGGCGTCGCAATGGCGCAGATGGTCGACGTCTCGGGACGGACGGCCGGTGAGGCCCCGGGGCTCGTTCGGGAGACGGGCACGATGCAGGTCGTCGACCTGACGGAGGGCTACGAGGCCGCGCTCGCGCGCTTCCGTCCCTCGGCCCGCAACAAGCTCAGAAAGGCCTCGAAGGCCGGCGTGACCGTCCGGAGAGCCTCCGGCCGGGACGACTTCCTCGCGTACCACGGGCTGCTCGCGGAGTCCGCCAGACGGTGGGGCGCTGAGGCGCCGCACGACGACGCCTTTTTCGAACGACTGGCCGACGTCGACGACGAAGGCGTGCAGATGTGGTTGGCGGAGCACGAGGGCCGGGTCATCGGCGGCGACCTCAACTTCGCGTACGGTCGGATGATCATGAACTGGGGGAACGCCTCGTCGGACGCCGGAAGGAAGCACGCGAGCAACAACATGCTCCACGCTCATGCGATGCGTGTCGGTGCCGAGGCGGGCTTCGAGGTATTCAACATGGGCGCCAGCAGGGACCTGCCGGGCGTTCGGGCCTTCAAGGCCTCCCTCGGAGCGAGCGACGTCGAGTACATGGTGCTCCGGGCAACGAGCCCGCTCTACCGCGCGGCGCAGTGGGCCGCGCGCGTCAGGCGTTGA
- a CDS encoding DUF2029 domain-containing protein gives MRCVSVPRRASRYSTWAPAGTCRAFGPSRPPSERATSSTWCSGQRARSTARRSGPRASGVDGGYDVSISRGRLLLILGIAVHLVFLASLIAPSHFLNPLFIEGTHNLEEGQGSDFYAFYQAGRYVLDGEDIYQRPMDDPDRVVPYAYFYRYLPFVAYTLGVALNALPPRASYWFWVAVVEVVLLLCVLATRRMATDDDLGCSLAAMWLLFSPFYIEQYMGQLTFVMAALTFAFVVTYSRGQTVRAEWSWIASVIVKHLTVLYVPIFVRLRRFRPVLLAGALLILTTVPYFAFRDAGVDQFSHDNFNLSLTPMPGNLGLVSLMMTLKDRFFPGASEPFGSIQGIKLSMTRIMVLVTMLAPLLTGLWVTFRRKPVDLVELVSLWTMTYFMVFREVWEYHYVLMMPVLVLLYARTRARILWLFFALLAIPTPFVFYDVPGPNPQVHWSAFEHVLNHSFKIVPLVGLFIWVAAGYARRHARRLDARPDDGLAVTL, from the coding sequence ATGCGATGCGTGTCGGTGCCGAGGCGGGCTTCGAGGTATTCAACATGGGCGCCAGCAGGGACCTGCCGGGCGTTCGGGCCTTCAAGGCCTCCCTCGGAGCGAGCGACGTCGAGTACATGGTGCTCCGGGCAACGAGCCCGCTCTACCGCGCGGCGCAGTGGGCCGCGCGCGTCAGGCGTTGATGGAGGGTACGACGTGAGCATCTCCCGCGGCAGGCTGCTGCTCATTCTCGGGATCGCCGTGCACCTCGTGTTCCTGGCGTCCCTGATCGCGCCGTCGCACTTCCTGAATCCGCTCTTCATCGAGGGGACCCACAATCTCGAGGAGGGGCAGGGAAGCGACTTCTACGCCTTCTACCAGGCCGGGCGCTACGTGCTCGACGGCGAGGACATCTATCAGCGGCCGATGGACGACCCCGACCGCGTCGTGCCGTACGCGTATTTCTACCGCTATCTCCCGTTCGTCGCCTACACGCTCGGAGTCGCTCTGAACGCGCTGCCGCCCCGGGCGTCCTACTGGTTCTGGGTCGCCGTCGTGGAGGTGGTCCTCCTGCTCTGCGTGCTGGCGACGCGGAGGATGGCGACCGACGACGATCTCGGCTGCTCACTCGCCGCGATGTGGCTGCTCTTCTCGCCGTTCTACATAGAGCAGTACATGGGACAGCTGACGTTCGTCATGGCCGCGCTCACATTCGCGTTCGTCGTGACCTACTCGAGAGGGCAGACGGTCCGGGCCGAGTGGTCGTGGATCGCGTCGGTCATCGTCAAGCACCTGACCGTGCTCTACGTCCCGATCTTCGTCCGCCTGAGACGATTCCGCCCGGTGCTTCTGGCCGGCGCGCTTCTCATCCTCACGACGGTGCCGTACTTCGCGTTCCGGGACGCCGGCGTGGACCAGTTCTCGCACGACAACTTCAACCTCAGTCTGACCCCGATGCCCGGCAACCTCGGGCTGGTTTCGCTGATGATGACGCTGAAGGACCGCTTCTTCCCGGGAGCCTCCGAACCGTTCGGCTCGATCCAGGGCATCAAGCTGAGCATGACGCGGATCATGGTGCTGGTCACGATGCTCGCGCCGCTCCTCACCGGCCTGTGGGTCACATTCAGGAGAAAGCCGGTCGACCTCGTTGAGCTGGTGTCGCTCTGGACCATGACGTACTTCATGGTGTTCCGCGAGGTCTGGGAGTACCACTACGTGCTCATGATGCCGGTCCTCGTCCTGCTCTATGCCAGGACGAGGGCGAGGATTCTCTGGCTCTTCTTCGCGCTGCTCGCGATCCCGACGCCGTTCGTGTTCTACGACGTCCCGGGACCGAACCCGCAGGTGCACTGGAGCGCCTTCGAGCACGTGCTCAATCACTCGTTCAAGATCGTGCCGCTCGTCGGACTCTTCATATGGGTCGCCGCCGGCTACGCCAGGCGCCACGCGAGGCGCCTCGACGCCCGGCCGGACGACGGGCTCGCGGTGACCCTGTAG